A region of Drosophila mauritiana strain mau12 chromosome 3L, ASM438214v1, whole genome shotgun sequence DNA encodes the following proteins:
- the LOC117140476 gene encoding uncharacterized protein LOC117140476 isoform X2: MESTKNKKYSRSFPDTDGDDIVISGMAGKFPNCRNISEYQYKLYNKMLGRGPVTSPLAAGLLMN; this comes from the exons ATGGAGTCaaccaaaaataagaaatattctAGATCGTTTCCTGATACTGACGGTGACGATATAGTAATATCTGGAATGGCAGGAAAGTTTCCTAACTGTCGCAACATATCAGAATACCAATATAAGCTTTACAACAAG atGCTAGGGCGTGGGCCAGTAACTTCTCCGCTGGCTGCTGGCCTTCTAATGAACTAA
- the LOC117140476 gene encoding fatty acid synthase isoform X1, which translates to MESTKNKKYSRSFPDTDGDDIVISGMAGKFPNCRNISEYQYKLYNKIDMVDDDERRWRHFNPEIPKRSGKICELEKFDATFFGVHFKQAHTMDPQTRILIETAYEAVIDSGVNPKSLRGSKTGVYIGSCISESEKTWFYEKVSSGGFGITGCSRAMMANRISYCLGLEGPSFLLDTACSSSMYALDNAFSAIRNGEIDAAIIGGSNLLLHPFVTLQFARLGVLAPDGFCRPFDKNASGYTRSETINCLFLQKKKNAKRVYASIVYSKTNCDGYKPEGITYPSGIVQEKLLDQFYKDIDHKPSDLGYLEAHSTGTVVGDPEECKAIDNVLCSQREEPLLVGSVKSNVGHSEAASGICSLVKACFAFETGLIAPNINFTEVKQVITPLAEGRLIVVKDVVPLPKPYIGINSFGFGGANAHALLKGYPKSKNNFGIPPDDVPRLLTWAGRTEEAVEEIFNAVEKHPLDAEFIGLLQNIQEEDVSGMVFRGYAIFAKQDTRPCKLLAKDVQHYTGLQRPIVWVYSGMGSQWNQMGTSLMIIPRFRKSVEICHQILLAKGLNLIHILTSNDPEIYQNILNSFVGIAAVQIGLTDVLRSLNIQPDYIIGHSVGELGCAYADGGLTAEQMILAAYYRGRVSVDLEKIRGSMAAVGLGHKTVLHMLPKSIETACHNGPDSCTISGPLDDVAQFVADLKTKGIFAKEVPCSNIAYHSKYISHMGPPLLNYMNEIIPHPKPRTKKWLSTSVPKIDWNKDKAKFCSAEYHTNNLLNSVLFDETFSLIPKNSLTIEVAPHGLLGAILKRSMPSGVHIPLTNRGNQNNATFFLSALGKIYLNGVLLPAANLYERIQFPVSRTTPSVSSLIRWDHSEDWFVTKYENMKTKSSGERVFSVNLASDNEEFLSGHIIDGKILVPATCYLQYVWETFSLMYHGPSYMDVPVEFEDIRFIRATSLPVDGKVELTVMIHYGTGNFEITEMGSLVVTGIIRETENPSIPEAYNFQSNSKFPMIAKKDFYKELKLRGYHYNGAFQAVNLARSDGLFGRVQWNYNWVTFMDAMLQIQILGTDSRNLLLPTKIRKLKINGVHHFDLMTKMDPENRVFDVYVDPMYDRIIAGGIEILGLHASLVQRRRPPGIPVLEKYVFLPFFSSSILSLKNAARACVQIALENNPTLKLKVVEVGADVKNCMLTEFIEAIQDLPVITGDYILLTSQNLEDFPGVHIENGSLSTQTNCHIVILGGYDEDEVHDTITSAYSVLVDNGYIVFRQKYAKNVSCKIAEKFRTISTIPIDNTEENLVLLQKISKKLTVLPVLVKVSQYDKTFDWILELQSAIITKAPVVVYSFNEVLNGLIGLVNCLRKEPDGNLIRCFFIDDDSAPDFDLSHPFYSTQYSLGLAFNIYRNGSWGSYRHLQLLKNDQPSKRLDHIYGNVIQRGDLSSLQWLKGPFSSQNCQIKIAFSSLNFRDVMLATGRLAVELYGSSRIDQNCVLGFEYSGINMLTGRRIMSMVVKGGVASYVEKPSKLIWDIPDDWSLEEAATVPVVYITVYYAFFMATDIRKGKSILIHAGTGGIGLAAIRVALAYNLEVFTTCSSAQKKEFLLKTFPKLKESHIGNSRNTSFELMVHRETNGKGVDFVLNSLSEEKLLASLRCLGKSGHFLEIGKYDMANDNKIGLGCFLKEITFHAVLADSLLVASDEDIWHLKSLIDMDISKGIIQPLPVKVFLAHEIEQAFRHLIGGKHIGKVVIQVREQPHDPSTLPVRVLNQVYFKQNHTYVIPGGLGGFGMELADWMALRGARKLLLSSSRGITKDYQLYRIALWKTYGCEVAISTADITSKKGCAQLLSDATDMGPVGGIFNLAVVLKDCIFSNQNVNQFVECFAPKAIATKYLDDLSRIYCPELEHFVVFSSVSCGRGNAGQSNYGMANSVMERIIEHRNRDGFPGKAIQWGAIGEVGLVADLAEDKIDMEIGGTLQQRISSCIQELDHLLCADASIVSSMVVAEKRTMRSGQESVIDAVMNIMGIRDLKSISLSTTLSEMGMDSLMAVEIKQTLERDFELVLTPQDLRLLTFQKLQEFIDAKEKENTDGIQLILASDNKLLGMELLIRNLGDEANCDQIIIPLQTSAAPSKQNLQPNIIIPGLEGTAGRAWYQLGSKLQSPAIVLQLHQFAHLENLKDVAQQSFDQVKLILKQTEPFYIIAYSYGTFVALLLAELLENSGFRGHLMLLDGAPHFLKRLTNLHLGEKFSDNDLYDLLFSSIVNHIFPEESKESMSTVFNKVDCLSEKMSLFMNYVEKQNMYSKKYSSTMVKAMFNRVKMAASFDLDGIIKIKSPITLVRPAEASLQDIDEDYCISLLTSGLVTLKVIEGNHTTMLDNPSLSQIIDDFDPVLLEDKQFEEYIRNDKPVSVV; encoded by the exons ATGGAGTCaaccaaaaataagaaatattctAGATCGTTTCCTGATACTGACGGTGACGATATAGTAATATCTGGAATGGCAGGAAAGTTTCCTAACTGTCGCAACATATCAGAATACCAATATAAGCTTTACAACAAG ATTGACATGGTTGACGATGATGAACGCCGATGGCGTCATTTTAATCCGGAAATACCAAAAAGATCTGGAAAAATTTGTGAGCTTGAAAAGTTTGATGCAACCTTCTTTGGAGTTCATTTTAAGCAAGCGCACACAATGGACCCGCAAACCCGTATTCTAATTGAGACAGCTTATGAAGCTGTTATAGATTCTGGAGTCAATCCAAAAAGTCTCCGAGGATCAAAAACTGGAGTGTACATAGGCTCCTGTATATCTGAATCTGAAAAAACTTGGTTTTATGAAAAGGTTTCTTCTGGCGGGTTCGGAATCACTGGCTGTAGTCGAGCTATGATGGCCAATAGAATTTCGTATTGCTTAGGACTAGAAGGTCCTTCATTTTTACTTGACACAGCTTGTTCTAGTTCTATGTACGCTTTAGACAATGCATTCAGCGCTATTCGAAATGGCGAAATTGACGCGGCAATTATAGGTGGATCTAATTTACTACTTCACCCATTTGTAACTCTTCAATTTGCACG CCTTGGCGTTTTGGCGCCAGATGGGTTTTGTCGTCCCTTTGATAAGAATGCGAGTGGTTATACTCGATCGGAGACAATTAATTGCTTATtcttacaaaaaaaaaaaaatgctaaaCGAGTTTATGCAAGCATTGTTTATTCTAAAACCAACTGTGATGGATACAAGCCAGAGGGTATTACATATCCGTCAGGTATTGTGCAAGAGAAGTTGCTTGACCAGTTTTACAAGGATATCGATCATAAACCAAGTGACTTAGGCTACTTGGAAGCTCACAGTACAGGAACAGTAGTCGGTGATCCAGAAGAATGCAAAGCAATTGATAATGTTTTATGTAGTCAAAGGGAAGAGCCATTATTAGTTGGCTCTGTGAAGTCAAATGTTGGTCATTCCGAAGCAGCTTCTGGAATCTGTTCCTTAGTAAAAGCTTGCTTTGCTTTTGAAACTGGCTTAATTGCTCCAAATATAAACTTTACGGAGGTGAAACAAGTTATTACACCCTTAGCAGAGGGGAGGTTGATTGTAGTAAAAGACGTAGTACCTCTACCAAAACCCTATATTGGGATAAACTCATTCGGGTTTGGGGGAGCTAATGCACATGCACTTTTAAAAGGTTATCCAAAgtcaaaaaataattttggaaTACCACCAGATGATGTGCCGCGGCTACTGACATGGGCAGGAAGGACAGAGGAAGCTGTTGAAGAGATTTTTAATGCAGTAGAGAAACATCCGTTGGATGCCGAGTTTATTGGATTGCTTCAAAATATTCAAGAGGAAGATGTGTCTGGTATGGTATTCCGGGGGTATGCAATTTTTGCCAAGCAAGATACTCGACCATGCAAGTTATTGGCAAAAGATGTGCAGCATTACACTGGCCTTCAGCGCCCAATTGTCTGGGTTTATAGCGGAATGGGATCACAATGGAACCAAATGGGAACTTCGTTAATGATAATACCTCGCTTCCGAAAATCAGTCGAAATTTGTCACCAAATATTATTGGCAAAAGGCCTTAatcttatacatatattaacaTCAAATGATCCGGAAATAtaccaaaatattttaaattcgtttgtgGGAATTGCCGCTGTACAAATCGGGCTAACAGACGTCTTACGTTCTCTAAACATTCAGCCGGACTACATTATCGGTCACTCTGTAGGTGAATTAGGGTGCGCATATGCGGATGGTGGACTGACTGCTGAACAAATGATATTGGCTGCCTACTATAGAGGAAGAGTTAGTGTGGACCTCGAAAAAATTAGAGGTTCAATGGCAGCAGTCGGTCTTGGCCATAAAACTGTTCTGCACATGCTGCCAAAGTCCATTGAAACGGCTTGTCATAATGGCCCGGATTCGTGCACAATATCTGGTCCACTGGATGATGTTGCCCAATTTGTAGCTGATTTAAAAACGAAGGGCATTTTTGCAAAGGAAGTGCCCTGCTCAAATATTGCATATCACTCAAAATATATTTCGCATATGGGGCCGCCATTACTTAATTATATGAATGAAATAATCCCACACCCTAAGCCTAGAACTAAGAAATGGCTGAGTACCAGTGTCCCTAAAATCGACTGGAATAAGGATAAAGCAAAGTTTTGTTCTGCGGAATATCATACGAATAATCTTTTAAATAGTGTACTTTTTGATGAAACATTTTCGTTAATACCTAAAAATTCGTTAACTATTGAAGTAGCGCCTCACGGACTTTTAGGAGCTATCCTTAAAAGGTCAATGCCTAGCGGTGTACATATTCCTTTAACAAACAGGGGTAACCAAAATAATGCGACATTTTTTTTGTCGGCTCTTGGAAA aatatatttaaatggaGTTTTACTACCGGCTGCAAACTTATATGAAAGAATACAGTTCCCTGTTTCGAGAACAACGCCCAGTGTTAGCTCGCTTATTCGCTGGGATCATAGCGAGGACTGGTTCGTGACAAAATACGAGAATATGAAAACAAAGTCCAGCGGAGAACGTGTGTTTTCAGTTAACTTAGCGAGCGATAACGAAGAGTTTTTGAGTGGACATATAATAGATGGAAAAATTCTTGTACCAGCTACATGCTATCTTCAGTATGTCTGGGAAACCTTTTCACTTATGTACCATGGGCCGAGTTATATGGATGTACCCGTTGAATTCGAGGATATACGTTTCATAAGAGCAACAAGTCTGCCAGTTGATGGTAAGGTGGAGCTAACAGTTATGATTCACTATGGAACTGGCAACTTTGAG aTAACAGAAATGGGCAGCTTGGTGGTTACCGGTATTATTCGTGAGACTGAAAACCCATCTATTCCCGAGGCTTATAATTTCCAAAGTAATTCAAAGTTTCCCATGATTGCCAAGAAGGATTTCTACAAGGAGCTAAAATTGCGTGGTTATCATTATAATGGCGCATTTCAAGCCGTTAATTTGGCCCGTTCAGATGGTTTGTTTGGACGTGTtcagtggaattataattgGGTTACCTTCATGGACGCAATGCTTCAAATTCAAATACTAGGAACTGATTCACGAAATCTTTTATTACCCACCAAAATTCGGAAACTTAAGATAAACGGTGTGCATCATTTTGATTTAATGACCAAAATGGATCCTGAAAATCGAGTTTTTGATGTGTATGTGGACCCCATGTATGATCGGATCATAGCTGGTGGAATAGAAATTTTAGGGTTACATGCAAGTCTAGTGCAAAGACGAAgacctcctggaattccagttcttGAGAAATATGTATTCCTCCCGTTTTTTTCGTCATCTATTCTTTCCTTAAAAAATGCTGCCCGTGCTTGCGTTCAAATCGCTCTTGAGAATAATCCCACCCTAAAATTAAAAGTAGTAGAGGTTGGAGCTGATGTAAAAAATTGCATGTTAACTGAATTTATTGAAGCAATTCAAGACTTACCTGTTATAACTGGTGATTATATCCTCCTAACATCTCAAAATCTGGAAGATTTTCCTGGAGTTCATATCGAAAATGGTAGTTTGTCTACTCAAACAAATTGTCATATTGTTATATTAGGTGGCTACGACGAAGACGAAGTACATGATACAATTACGTCTGCTTATAGTGTACTGGTCGACAATGGGTATATTGTTTTCCGACAAAAGTATGCGAAAAATGTGTCTTGTAAAATAGCGGAAAAGTTTCGTACGATTTCAACAATTCCGATTGATAATACTGAAGAAAATTTAGTACTATTGCAGAAAATATCTAAAAAACTTACAGTGCTCCCAGTTTTAGTAAAAGTATCTCAATACGATAAAACATTTGACTGGATTTTAGAGTTACAGTCTGCAATTATCACAAAAGCCCCAGTTGTTGTGTATTCTTTTAACGAGGTATTGAACGGACTGATTGGTCTTGTAAACTGTTTGCGAAAAGAGCCTGATGGTAATTTGATAAGATGCTTTTTTATTGATGATGACAGTGCACCAGATTTTGACTTATCTCACCCTTTTTATTCGACTCAGTATTCGTTGGGTTTGGCATTTAACATCTATCGCAAT GGTTCTTGGGGAAGCTATAGGCATTTGCAATTGCTCAAAAATGATCAGCCATCGAAGAGACTAGATCACATTTACGGAAACGTCATTCAACGAGGAGATTTGTCGAGCTTGCAATGGCTAAAAGGACCTTTTAGTTCACAAAACTGCCAAATTAAAATAGCTTTCTCTTCATTAAATTTTCGAGATGTAATGCTTGCAACTGGTCGGCTAGCAGTTGAATTATATGGTTCAAGCCGAATAGATCAAAACTGTGTTTTGGGGTTTGAATACTCTGGCATTAATATGCTAACTGGACGTCGAATAATGAGCATGGTCGTAAAAGGTGGCGTAGCTTCCTACGTAGAAAAGCCATCAAAACTTATTTGGGATATTCCCGACGACTGGTCATTAGAAGAGGCAGCTACAGTGCCAGTGGTGTATATAACGGTATATTATGCGTTCTTTATGGCAACTGATATCCGCAAAGGTAAAAGCATTCTTATACATGCTGGTACTGGAGGCATTGGTTTAGCCGCAATCCGAGTGGCATTAGCTTATAATTTGGAAGTTTTCACAACGTGTAGTTCTGCCCAAAAAAAGGAATTCCTATTAAAAACATTTCCGAAACTTAAAG AGTCCCACATTGGAAATTCACGGAATACATCATTTGAGCTCATGGTACACCGCGAGACGAACGGAAAAGGGGTGGACTTTGTTTTGAACTCATTATCCGAAGAAAAGCTGCTGGCATCATTGCGTTGTCTTGGAAAGTCGGGACATTTCTtggaaattggaaaatatGATATGGCCAACGATAACAAGATTGGATTGGGTTGctttttaaaagaaattacTTTCCACGCGGTCCTGGCTGATAGTCTTCTTGTGGCATCTGATGAAGATATTTGG CACTTAAAATCCCTAATTGACATGGACATTTCTAAAGGAATTATTCAACCATTACCCGTTAAAGTGTTCCTGGCTCATGAAATTGAACAGGCCTTTAGGCATTTGATAGGTGGCAAACACATAGGAAAAGTTGTTATTCAAGTTCGTGAACAGCCGCATGATCCATCAACTTTACCTGTCCGCGTTCTTAATCAAGTTTACTTTAAACAAAATCATACTTATGTGATTCCTGGTGGCCTAGGAGGTTTTGGAATGGAATTGGCTGATTGGATGGCGCTACGTGGAGCTCGAAAACTTTTGCTTAGCTCTAGCCGCGGAATTACAAAAGATTATCAGTTATATAGAATTGC GCTTTGGAAAACTTATGGCTGCGAAGTCGCTATCAGCACCGCAGATATAACATCAAAAAAGGGATGCGCCCAACTACTTTCCGATGCTACTGATATGGGCCCAGTTGGTGGCATTTTCAATCTTGCAGTTGTGTTAAAGGACTGCATTTTTTCAAACCAAAATGTAAACCAATTTGTAGAATGCTTTGCACCAAAAGCTATCGCAACGAAATACCTAGACGACCTATCCCGAATTTATTGTCCCGAGTTGGAACATTTCGTAGTTTTTTCCAGTGTGTCTTGTGGTCGGGGAAATGCGGGCCAATCAAATTATGGGATGGCTAATTCAGTTATGGAACGTATAATTGAGCACCGTAATAGAGATGGCTTTCCAGGTAAAGCTATTCAATGGGGTGCAATCGGTGAAGTGGGCTTGGTAGCAGATTTGGCAGAGGACAAAATTGACATGGAAATAGGCGGTACCCTTCAACAACGAATTTCATCATGTATTCAGGAACTAGACCATTTACTCTGCGCTGATGCATCAATCGTTTCAAGCATGGTCGTCGCCGAAAAACGCACTATGCGGTCTGGTCAAGAAAGTGTTATTGACGCCGTCATGAACATAATGGGTATACGAGACTTAAAATCAATTTCCTTAAGTACAACACTTTCAGAAATGGGTATGGACTCTTTAATGGCTGTTGAGATTAAGCAAACATTAGAACGTGACTTCGAGTTAGTTTTGACTCCGCAAGATTTACGACTTCTTACTTTTCAAAAGCTCCAAGAGTTTATTGACGCCAAGGAAAAAGAGAATACAGATGGTATACAATTAATACTTGCTTCCGACAATAAGCTTTTGGGAATGGAGCTATTGATTCGCAACTTAGGCGATGAAGCGAACTGTGATCAAATAATTATTCCGCTCCAGACATCTGCAGCTCCCTCAAAACAGAACCTTCAACCAAACATTATTATACCTGGATTAGAGGGAACAGCAGGTCGTGCATGGTACCAATTAGGATCAAAGCTGCAAAGCCCAGCTATTGTTCTACAGCTTCATCAGTTTGCACACTTGGAAAATCTTAAAGATGTGGCACAGCAAAGCTTTGAT CAAGTTAAACTCATTTTAAAGCAAACAGAACCCTTTTATATAATTGCATACTCATATGGAACCTTTGTAGCTCTACTGCTTGCTGAGTTACTCGAAAATTCTGGGTTCCGTGGACATTTAATGTTATTAGATGGAGCACCACATTTTTTGAAACGACTTACGAATCTGCATTTGGGCGAAAAATTTTCTGATAACGACCTATATGATCTTCTTTTTTCTAGTATTGTTAATCATATATTTCCAGAAGAATCTAAGGAGTCTATGTCCACAGTCTTTAACAAAGTTGACTGTCTGTCAGAAAAAATGTCGCTGTTTATGAACTATGtcgaaaaacaaaatatgtaCAGCAAGAAATACTCTTCGACAATGGTAAAAGCCATGTTCAATAGAGTAAAAATGGCAGCATCATTTGATTTAGATGgtattataaaaattaaatcacCAATTACTTTAGTCAGGCCGGCTGAGGCTTCATTGCAAGATATTGATGAAGACTATTGCATTTCGTTACTTACATCTGGCCTTGTAACACTGAAAGTAATAGAAGGAAATCATACAACTATGTTAGATAATCCATCGTTAAGTCAGATAATTGATGATTTTGATCCAGTACTTCTGGAAGATAAACAATTTGAAGAATATATAAGAAATGACAAGCCGGTTTCAGTAGTATAA